From Pyrenophora tritici-repentis strain M4 chromosome 1, whole genome shotgun sequence, the proteins below share one genomic window:
- a CDS encoding FabG, Dehydrogenase with different specificities (related to short-chain alcohol dehydrogenase), giving the protein MGNTWSMLFPPAPQFTEANLSDLSGKVYIVTGSSAGLGKELARILYSHNGIVYLATRNAEKTEGVKTWIKEQHPDSKGQLHYLHLDLNDLEGIKASAESFLAKEDRLDVLFNNAGIMGDYKGRKTKQGHEMHLGTNCVGPFLFTKLLTPRLVETAKKEGQEKGSVRVVWVSSSAAHWNAPKYGLEMDNLDYSKKHQNLDFMKYSSSKGGNVLHAIEFQRRYGAEGVISVSLHPGVLKTEIFRDSPKWKSAMLYFIIYPTVMGAYTEIYAGLSPDVVGLQSNEWIVPWGRMTKLRKDYNSEEGMKNAKAFWEWCEKEVEPFA; this is encoded by the exons ATGGGCAACACATGGAGTATGCTGTTCCCTCCCGCGCCCCAATTCACAGAAGCCAATCTATCCGACCTATCCGGGAAAGTTTACATCGTAACCGGGTCCTCCGCCGGCTTAGGCAAAGAACTAGCCCGCATCCTCTACTCGCACAACGGCATTGTCTACCTCGCCACACGGAACGCCGAGAAGACAGAGGGTGTAAAaacctggatcaaagaacagCATCCAGACTCCAAAGGCCAGCTACACTACCTCCACCTCGATCTCAACGACCTCGAGGGGATAAAAGCTTCGGCTGAGTCCTTCCTCGCAAAAGAAGATAGGCTCGATGTCTTATTCAACAACGCAGGCATTATGGGGGATTACAAGGGAAGAAAGACGAAACAGGGGCATGAGATGCACCTCGGCACGAATTGCGTGGGCCCGTTTCTATTTACCAAACTGCTGACGCCGCGGCTGGTGGAGACTGCGAAGAAAGAGGGACAAGAAAAGGGGAGTGTGAGGGTAGTTTGGGTATCATCTAGTGCGGCGCATTGGAACGCGCCAAAGTACGGACTCGAAATGGATAATCTGGACTACAGCAAGAAACATCAGAACTTGGATTTCATGAAGTATTCAAGTAGCAAAGGGGGGAATGTACTACACGCCATCGAGTTCCAAAGGAGATATGGAGCCGAGGGTGTGATCAGTGTG TCCCTCCACCCAGGGGTCCTCAAAACGGAAATATTTAGAGATTCGCCGAAATGGAAATCTGCAATGCTCTACTTTATTATCTATCCCACAGTGATGGGTGCGTACACGGAGATCTATGCGGGCTTATCGCCGGATGTCGTGGGTCTCCAGTCGAATGAGTGGATCGTTCCTTGGGGCAGGATGACTAAGTTGAGGAAGGATTATAACAGTGAGGAGGGCATGAAGAATGCAAAGGCATTTTGGGAGTGGTGTGAGAAGGAGGTTGAGCCGTTTGCTTAA
- a CDS encoding LysU, Lysyl-tRNA synthetase (class II), translating to MADEQPASQPPAAEAKDLHTDPKEKKDDVEELNPNQYFEIRSNKINALRASKQPNPYPHKFHVNYKLADFVRDYSHLKKGETEPEKEIRIGLRVITQRSASNALHFYVCKAEGVSIQVMCQLQESKADVPFEKQHENIQRGDIIGVIGFPGRTAPKKGGEGELSIFAREVILLTPCLRMLPTEHFGYKDQEQRHRNRFLDLIMNDSTRNTFITRTKIVKAIRKYLDDRDFLEVQTPMMNKIAGGATARPFKTYHNELDMELYMRIAPELYLKELVVGGLERVYEIGRQFRNEGIDLTHNPEFTTCEFYMAYADYNDVLNMTEELVSELVKEVTGSYETVYHTQSGEVYNVNWARPWRRVEMIPALEEATGEKWPPATELHTEETNKFLKNVLKKVNVDCSEPRTNARMIDKLVGEFIEETAINPTFIIGHPEVMSPLAKYHRDIPGLCERFEAFVCKKEICNAYTELNDPFDQRLRFEEQANQKAAGDDEAQLIDETFCQSLEYGLPPTGGWGMGIDRLVMFLTDHYTIKEVLTFPFMKDIVEDKKPAAEVVDVAPKPTEGIREYSLFLKACPY from the exons ATGGCTGACGAGCAACCCGCATCCCAGCCACCGGCTGCTGAGGCCAAGGACCTCCATACCGATCCT aaggagaagaaggacGATGTCGAAGAACTTAACCCAAAC CAATACTTTGAAATTCGCTCCAACAAGATCAACGCGCTCCGAGCCTCCAAGCAACCTAACCCCTACCCACACAAGTTCCACGTCAACTACAAGCTCGCCGACTTTGTACGCGACTACTCGCATCTCAAGAAGGGAGAGACAGAGCCGGAGAAGGAGATTCGCATCGGTCTTCGCGTCATCACACAGCGATCCGCCTCCAATGCGCTCCACTTCTATGTTT GCAAGGCAGAGGGCGTCAGCATTCAGGTCATGTGCCAATTGCAGGAGTCCAAGGCCGATGTACCCTTTGAGAAGCAACACGAGAACATCCAGCGTGGTGATATCATTGGTGTCATTGGCTTCCCCGGTCGAACTGCCCCCAAGAAGGGTGGTGAGGGTGAGCTGAGTATTTTTGCGCGCGAAGTCATCCTTCTTACGCCATGCTTGAGGATGTTGCCGACAGAGCACTT TGGTTACAAGGACCAGGAGCAACGTCACCGCAACCGGTTCCTCGACCTCATCATGAACGACTCTACCCGCAACACTTTCATTACCCGTACCAAGATCGTCAAGGCCATTCGCAAGTACCTCGATGACCGGGACTTCCTCGAGGTTCAGACACCCATGATGAACAAGATCGCTGGAGGTGCTACAGCACGGCCGTTCAAGACATACCACAACGAGCTGGACATGGAGCTCTACATGCGTATTGCACCAGAGCTGTACCTCAAGGAACTTGTCGTCGGAGGTCTGGAGAGGGTCTACGAAATTGGTCGCCAATTCAGAAACGAGGGTATCGATCTCACACACAACCCCGAGTTCACCACTTGCGAGTTCTATATGGCATACGCCGACTACAACGATGTCCTGAACATGACCGAGGAGCTCGTCAGTGAGTTGGTCAAGGAGGTCACAGGTAGCTACGAGACCGTCTACCACACTCAGAGCGGCGAAGTATACAACGTCAACTGGGCCAGGCCATGGAGGCGAGTCGAGATGATACCCGCATTGGAGGAGGCAACTGGCGAGAAGTGGCCACCAGCGACTGAATTACACACTGAGGAAACCAACAAGTTCCTCAAGAACGTGCTCAAGAAGGTCAACGTCGACTGCTCAGAACCCCGCACCAACGCAAGAATGATCGATAAGCTGGTCGGCGAGTTCATCGAAGAGACTGCCATCAACCCTACCTTCATCATCGGTCACCCAGAGGTCATGTCACCACTTGCCAAGTACCACCGCGATATCCCAGGTCTCTGCGAGCGTTTCGAGGCATTCGTGTGCAAGAAGGAGATTTGCAACGCGTATACTGAGTTGAACGACCCCTTTGACCAGCGTCTGCGATTT GAGGAGCAAGCAAACCAGAAGGCGGCAGGTGACGACGAAGCACAGCTCATTGACGAGACCTTCTGCCAGTCACTCGAGTACGGTCTGCCACCAACCGGTGGTTGGGGTATGGGTATCGACCGACTG GTCATGTTCTTGACCGACCACTACACCATCAAGGAAGTTCTCACTTTCCCCTTCATGAAGGATATTGTCGAAGACAAGAAGCCCGCGGCGGAGGTCGTCGACGTCGCGCCTAAGCCCACAGAAGGCATTCGTGAGTACAGCCTATTCCTCAAAGCCTGTCCATACTAA
- a CDS encoding Abhydrolase-6 multi-domain protein, giving the protein MKASQMREPYNWDTYARTFFPTAQSLYTTATTAEAAGELEKASEYYLRASAVYRIARFPAPRSPLQREAWALGKDACLKGLSLRPHPVKEVLVPHTHRQPNEGDTIPVYHLIPESATEEAPVPTVIIFTGLDGYRTELAVWMEGFRAAGIATVVLEIPGTGDCPANVSDPTSPDRLYSSLFDWVEAQPRLHTKKTAIWAFSTGGYYAIRVAHTHPERLAGVVALGGGCHHMFDREWLDHVNHLEYPFDLADTLAYKWGYGNDVEAFKQEASAKFSLLNDGTLDKPVCARLLLVNGTEDEIFPIDDYYLALQHGMPKEARFVQEKKHMGEPDSFFIILKWLYQLLGVDAQPGRLMATLPFKPKY; this is encoded by the coding sequence ATGAAAGCCTCCCAAATGCGCGAACCCTACAACTGGGACACCTACGCCCGCACCTTCTTCCCCACCGCACAATCCCTCTAcaccaccgccaccaccgCCGAAGCAGCCGGAGAGTTAGAAAAAGCCTCAGAATACTACCTCCGCGCCTCAGCCGTCTACCGCATCGCCCGCTTCCCTGCGCCCCGCAGCCCGCTCCAGCGCGAAGCCTGGGCCCTAGGTAAAGACGCCTGTCTCAAAGGTCTCTCGTTGCGCCCGCATCCCGTGAAAGAGGTATTGGTACCGCATACGCACCGGCAACCAAATGAAGGCGACACGATACCCGTGTACCATCTCATCCCCGAGTCAGCAACGGAGGAAGCCCCCGTCCCCACCGTGATCATCTTCACAGGCCTCGACGGCTACCGCACTGAACTTGCCGTCTGGATGGAAGGCTTCCGCGCCGCGGGTATTGCAACCGTTGTCCTAGAGATCCCCGGTACAGGCGATTGTCCCGCAAATGTATCGGACCCTACGTCGCCAGACCGCCTTTACTCATCGTTGTTCGATTGGGTCGAAGCGCAACCGCGCTTGCATACCAAGAAAACGGCTATCTGGGCGTTTAGCACAGGCGGTTACTACGCCATTCGCGTCGCGCACACGCACCCGGAGCGTCTTGCCGGCGTGGTGGCGTTGGGGGGTGGGTGTCATCACATGTTCGACCGGGAGTGGCTGGACCATGTAAATCATCTCGAGTATCCCTTTGATCTAGCAGATACACTGGCGTATAAATGGGGGTACGGAAACGACGTTGAAGCTTTCAAGCAAGAGGCAAGCGCAAAGTTCTCGCTGCTGAATGATGGCACGCTTGATAAACCCGTTTGTGCGAGATTGTTACTGGTGAATGGGACTGAGGATGAGATTTTTCCCATTGACGATTATTATCTTGCCTTGCAGCATGGAATGCCCAAGGAGGCAAGGTTTGTGCAGGAGAAGAAACATATGGGTGAGCCGGATAGCTTTTTTATCATTTTGAAGTGGTTGTATCAGTTGCTTGGGGTGGATGCGCAGCCGGGCAGGCTCATGGCTACGCTGCCTTTTAAGCCCAAGTATTAG
- a CDS encoding lactonase, with product MPSSTTLLAVSAAVAQAWAQKLPAAAQVVNQKSFNVLDNVPPPTVQNASNLFYWPGVTEESLQAKPFLVFDDEFYDVIGPNPSLTTIASSDSDPLFHEAVTWYPRTDEVFFVQNAGPPAAGTGLKKSSIIQKILLSDAEKVRNGSLKAAPVTVVPTQNPQIINPNGATNYKGNLIFAGEGQGDNVPSALYVMNPLPPYNTTTLLNNYFGRQFNSLNDLTVHPKNGDLYFTDTLYGYLQDFRPYPGIREQVYRYNFNSGAITVVADGFRHPNGIAFSPDGKKAYISDTGIGNGFFGFNLTDPASLYSFDVCAQGTWSNRKTFAFVPTGIPDGVKVDSKGRVYTGAGDGVWVYNADAKLIGKIYTGKTAANFQLTGNGRMIITGQTKLYYATLAATNQALQ from the exons ATGCCATCCTCCACCACGCTCCTTGCTGTCAGCGCGGCAGTTGCACAAGCGTGGGCCCAAAAGCTACCTGCAGCAGCCCAGGTTGTGAATCAGAAGTCCTTCAATGTTTTGGATAATGTTCCACCACCCACGGTCCAAAACGCTTCCAAC TTGTTCTACTGGCCCGGCGTGACTGAAGAGTCCCTCCAAGCGAAACCCTTCCTTGTCTTTGACGACGAGTTCTACGATGTCATTGGACCCAACCCTTCTCTGACTACCATTGCGAGCTCCGACTCCGACCCCCTCTTCCACGAGGCAGTCACCTGGTACCCTCGCACTGACGAAGTCTTCTTCGTTCAGAACGCTGGACCCCCCGCAGCTGGCACCGGTCTGAAGAAGTCCTCTATCATCCAAAAGATCCTTCTTTCCGATGCGGAGAAAGTCCGCAATGGAAGCCTCAAGGCTGCACCCGTGACTGTAGTCCCTACACAGAACCCGCAGATCATCAACCCCAACGGTGCTACCAACTACAAGGGTAacctcatcttcgctggtgAGGGCCAGGGTGACAATGTGCCATCGGCGCTATATGTCATGAACCCGTTGCCTCCTTACAACACTACCA CTCTCTTGAACAACTACTTTGGTCGTCAATTCAACTCACTCAATGATCTTACTGTTCATCCCAAGAATGGTGATCTCTACTTCACCGACACTCTCTACGGCTACCTCCAGGACTTCCGTCCTTACCCCGGCATTCGGGAGCAAGTCTACCGTTACAACTTCAACTCTGGTGCCATTACCGTCGTCGCTGATGGCTTCCGTCACCCTAACG GTATCGCCTTTTCGCCCGACGGCAAGAAGGCCTACATTTCCGACACTGGTATCGGCAATGGCTTCTTCGGCTTCAACCTCACTGACCCAGCATCCCTTTACTCTTTTGATGTGTGCGCACAGGGTACCTGGTCTAACCGCAAGACGTTTGCTTTCGTCCCGACCGGCATTCCTGATGGCGTCAAGGTCGACTCAAAAGGTCGCGTTTACACCGGTGCCGGCGATGGTGTTTGGGTGTACAACGCTGATGCCAAGCTTATTGGCAAGATCTACACTGGCAAGACCGCTGCAAACTTCCAGCTTACTGGAAACGGCCGTATGATCATCACTGGTCAGACCAAGCTGTACTATGCCACTCTAGCTGCAACCAACCAGGCTTTGCAGTGA
- a CDS encoding Hexokinase has protein sequence MVLLGARKPPSRRGSMADMPKDLKTQIDKLEELFVVNTDKLKHITNHFVSELEKGLSEEGGSIPMIPTWCMAFPDGHETGSYLALDMGGTNLRVCEVTLTEEKGEFEIIQSKYRMPEELKTGTADELWGYVADCLQQFIEYHHEGEKLETLPLGFTFSYPVSQDAIDHGVLQRWTKGFDVAGMEGVDVVPGFKKALEDRGVPIKLAALVNDTTGTMIASAYTNTSIKIGCIFGTGCNAAYMEECGEIPKLKHMKLDPKLPMAINCEWGAFDNEKKVLPRTPYDVIIDKESPRPGQQLFEKMVAGLYLGEIFRLVLLDLHKGNECSMFEGQNASKLTKPYSLDAGFLSQIEEDRFENLQDTADLFQESLGITCTKPELELIRRLAELIGTRAARLTACGVSAICKHKKWDEVHVGADGSVFTKYPHFKIRQAQAMKEIMDWPAKYGKGKNDPIEVLPAEDGSGVGAALIAALTVKRAQQGLLAGIRDQDALLAMAPKKK, from the exons ATGGTGTTGCTAGGCGCAAGAAAACCACCGTCCCGCAGGG GCTCCATGGCGGATATGCCAAAGGATCTGAAGACGCAGATCGATAAGCTGGAAGAGCTGTTTGTCGTAAACACAGACAAGCTGAAGCACATCACGAACCACTTTGTTAGCGAGCTCGAGAAGGGCTTGTCAGAAGAGGGAGGAAGTATT CCCATGATTCCCACTTGGTGCATGGCTTTCCCCGATGGCCACGAGACCGGCAGCTACCTTGCGCTCGACATGGGCGGTACCAACCTACGCGTCTGCGAAGTCACCCTGACCGAAGAGAAGGGCGAGTTTGAGATTATACAATCAAAGTACCGCATGCCCGAAGAGTTGAAGACGGGAACCGCCGATGAGCTTTGGGGATACGTTGCCGACTGTCTGCAACAGTTTATCGAATACCACCACGAGGGCGAGAAGCTCGAGACCCTGCCTCTCGGGTTCACATTTTCATACCCCGTCTCGCAAGACGCCATTGATCACGGTGTCCTACAGCGATGGACCAAGGGCTTCGATGTTGCCGGTATGGAGGGCGTGGATGTCGTGCCTGGCTTCAAGAAGGCGCTGGAAGACCGTGGCGTGCCCATCAAGCTCGCAGCTTTGGTCAACGATACCACCGGTACCATGATTGCGTCTGCATACACAAACACCAGTATCAAGATTGGTTGCATTTTCGGTACTGGTTGCAACGCTGCCTACATGGAAGAGTGCGGCGAGATCCCTAAGCTGAAGCACATGAAACTTGACCCGAAATTGCCAATGGCCATCAACTGTGAATGGGGCGCGTTCGATAATGAAAAGAAGGTCCTCCCAAGAACACCCTACGACGTCATTATTGATAAGGAGTCACCACGACCCGGTCAGCAATTATTCGAGAAGATGGTCGCAGGTCTATACCTGGGAGAAATCTTCCGTCTAGTTCTCCTGGATCTACACAAGGGTAACGAATGCTCAATGTTCGAGGGCCAAAATGCCAGCAAGCTCACCAAGCCCTATTCGCTCGATGCCGGTTTCCTCTCGCAAATCGAAGAGGACCGATTCGAGAACCTGCAGGACACGGCCGATCTCTTCCAGGAGTCTCTCGGCATTACATGCACAAAGCCCGAACTTGAGCTTATCCGCCGTCTTGCGGAGCTCATCGGCACCCGTGCCGCCCGTCTTACCGCCTGCGGTGTCTCTGCCATTTGTAAGCACAAGAAGTGGGATGAGGTGCACGTCGGTGCCGACGGCTCCGTCTTCACAAAGTACCCCCATTTCAAGATCCGACAAGCCCAAGCGATGAAGGAGATCATGGACTGGCCCGCCAAGTATGGAAAGGGCAAGAACGATCCCATTGAGGTGCTTCCTGCTGAGGATGGCTCTGGTGTTGGTGCTGCTCTTATCGCTGCACTTACCGTCAAGCGTGCGCAGCAGGGTCTCTTGGCTGGTATCCGGGATCAGGACGCGTTGTTGGCCATGGCACCGAAGAAGAAGTAA
- a CDS encoding SPS1, Serine-threonine protein kinase, with amino-acid sequence MDYGYSPSREGGTMHFPSPTHPHSYRLDGAHFSHLQELRRSLSRSPSKQSRFQLRNSDTPRSPISPLAIARAFSPKAHKPTSPIATFFPESPLAQQAPAKKKFSLRRPAGPFRSSPRTRSSNSKSPRRRALADSPDGGNATPFLARPTAGMENTPARRPSAESPDTMDMDKRLEVDDKPIKFEFARRPDLSPLPPAKSSPLKRNDGLMNLSGSPGSSPMAKRRSLHGHLENDFESIFDPTPSLRLFAEGTSPTKYNNDANNAFSFNSSPINTTPTSPVRRATSLRRSTLSQRSSTPRKPDGEFAMPGAAASKTRNRMSLDSTMNPPASLSAQTPFRKSTFDAGRMGLPQPTPRPGPGGPHPLSHAHTPSSTSSFSSGTPMAPPRAPAIQWSGPAFAPPTNPGTNPLFSRSLPIGIGRPNAEDGEQSSQDSFDTPFKAAQPPPVAFSTGLLSKKNRNADEPAAGGIYVMPDTPSKRQSFPPAAADRSLNLDTPLVKRSGSLFGNDVRPPQHQFGTPSTPFSANVSKFSTDSFGKRPSIFGDMGNTMQRRGSFVSIDGDHDDDTQPDAQSPTANRMGDSQSSADDMPPTPTKPSGGSSRRSKESSLRRKTFRSRPSIGTDTFAIPDNDGRPTSKYSSRSNPEMVPGKDSSSDDEESTPTVDKSPSAHALDANRSRSLRHSMNIGRPLPLSRRVARTSIQSSNPQNNTKQSTAAGSLFGTPQTPATESFGAPDASKLSISGNRRGSFPLNSSFGSCAPATPTTPRDSGYFGGVGAIPIGLTKNDVDESLSERFHEIKPLDGGEGEFSTVYRVSKPVQVSPLRSPAGSQVWVVKKSKKQYIGTGDRLKKMREVEILYALRGNEHVLDIKTHWESNQHLYIQTEYCEGGNLRKYLDNVGYNSRLDDFRIWKILLELLSGLKSIHDAGYIHLDLKPANILIDFEGGLKIADFGLASQWPAPPGIDGEGDRHYLAPEQLSGRFDKPADIFALGMMLAEIAGNCVIPENGDYWQKLRSGEFATVLPSLTWSAESTLSRDLNGDPVPENARQSMDGFLMSDADEDPMTAIMVKPSSPEEELARAPSFMIHRNDPNCMDEVVYAMLHRDPDMRPTADDVLACYGCRWVDARRRSGATVYEGNFGPSDEILATYACDEDMMDMS; translated from the exons ATGGACTACGGATATTCGCCTAGTCGTGAGGGCGGCACTATGCACTTTCCCTCACCCACCCACCCCCACAGCTATCGACTCGACGGCGCCCACTTCTCGCACCTGCAAGAACTCCGCCGCTCGCTCTCACGCTCGCCTTCCAAGCAGTCGCGCTTCCAGCTCCGCAACTCCGACACGCCCCGCTCTCCCATCTCACCACTTGCCATTGCGCGCGCCTTTTCGCCCAAAGCGCACAAGCCCACCAGTCCTATCGCGACTTTCTTCCCTGAGTCACCACTAGCGCAACAGGCCCCCGCAAAGAAGAAGTTCTCCCTGCGCCGCCCAGCAGGTCCCTTCCGCTCGTCACCGCGCACCCGCAGCAGCAACTCCAAGAGCCCGCGACGACGCGCACTGGCCGACTCTCCCGACGGTGGCAACGCGACGCCCTTTTTGGCCCGACCAACCGCTGGCATGGAAAACACTCCCGCCCGACGGCCGAGCGCAGAGTCTCCCGACACCATGGACATGGACAAACGCCTAGAGGTAGATGACAAACCCATCAAGTTTGAATTCGCCCGCCGTCCTGACTTGTCGCCTTTGCCCCCCGCAAAGTCAAGCCCACTCAAGCGCAACGACGGACTCATGAACCTGAGCGGATCGCCCGGCAGCAGCCCCATGGCAAAGCGCCGCAGTTTGCACGGCCACCTCGAGAACGACTTCGAGAGCATCTTCGACCCAACCCCCTCATTGCGCCTTTTCGCCGAGGGCACCTCGCCCACAAAGTATAACAACGACGCGAACAACGCCTTCTCCTTCAACAGCTCACCTATAAACACCACGCCCACCTCGCCTGTTCGCCGCGCAACCTCTCTTCGGAGATCAACCCTGTCGCAACGCTCAAGTACCCCGCGCAAGCCTGACGGCGAGTTCGCAATGCCTGGAGCGGCGGCTTCCAAGACGCGCAATCGCATGTCCCTAGACAGCACAATGAACCCTCCAGCTTCCTTGTCCGCGCAAACGCCCTTCCGCAAGTCCACTTTCGATGCGGGGCGCATGGGCTTGCCTCAGCCCACCCCTCGGCCGGGACCAGGAGGGCCACACCCGCTTTCACACGCCCATACTCCGTCTTCTACTTCGTCATTTAGCAGCGGTACGCCAATGGCCCCTCCCCGAGCACCAGCCATTCAGTGGAGCGGCCCTGCATTTGCCCCTCCCACAAACCCAGGAACCAACCCACTCTTCAGCCGATCCCTCCCCATCGGCATTGGACGCCCGAATGCcgaggacggcgagcagTCTTCGCAAGACTCGTTCGACACTCCGTTCAAGGCCGCGCAGCCCCCACCTGTCGCCTTCTCCACTGGTCTTTTGTCCAAGAAGAACCGCAATGCGGACGAGCCTGCGGCTGGTGGCATCTATGTCATGCCTGACACGCCATCAAAGCGCCAGTCGTTTCCTCCAGCTGCCGCAGACAGGTCCCTCAACCTCGACACGCCTTTGGTAAAGCGATCGGGCAGTCTCTTCGGTAACGATGTGCGACCGCCTCAGCACCAGTTTGGCACGCCTAGCACTCCCTTCAGCGCCAACGTGTCCAAGTTCTCCACCGACTCGTTTGGTAAGCGACCGAGCATTTTCGGCGACATGGGCAATACCATGCAGCGCCGAGGAAGCTTCGTAAGTATCGATGGTGACCACGACGACGACACCCAGCCGGATGCCCAGTCCCCAACAGCGAATCGGATGGGTGACAGTCAGTCGAGTGCCGATGACATGCCACCCACTCCGACCAAGCCCAGTGGTGGTTCCAGTCGTCGTTCAAAGGAGAGCAGCTTGCGCCGTAAGACGTTCCGCTCGCGCCCTTCTATTGGCACAGATACCTTTGCCATTCCCGACAACGATGGTCGTCCTACGAGTAAGTACTCATCTCGCTCCAACCCCGAAATGGTCCCGGGCAAAGACAGCTCGTCAGATGACGAGGAGTCTACGCCAACGGTTGACAAGTCCCCCTCTGCACACGCCCTTGACGCAAATCGAAGTCGGTCGCTGCGGCACTCCATGAATATTGGTCGCCCTCTGCCTCTTTCGCGACGCGTCGCGCGTACAAGTATCCAGTCATCAAACCCACAGAACAACACTAAGCAGTCAACAGCAGCCGGAAGTCTCTTTGGCACACCACAGACACCCGCAACCGAATCGTTTGGTGCTCCCGATGCGAGCAAACTGTCCATATCTGGCAACCGACGCGGATCGTTCCCTCTTAACAGCAGCTTTGGGTCGTGTGCACCTGCGACCCCGACTACGCCTCGCGATTCTGGCTACTTTGGTGGTGTAGGCGCCATACCAATCGGCCTCACCAAGAACGATGTGGACGAGTCGCTGAGCGAGCGTTTCCATGAGATCAAGCCCCTAGATGGCGGAGAGGGCGAGTTCTCCACTGTCTACCGCGTTAGCAAGCCAGTCCAGGTTTCACCTCTTAGGTCACCTGCCGGTAGCCAAGTGTGGGTCGTGAAGAAATCCAAGAAGCAGTACATCGGTACTGGTGACCGTCTAAAGAAGATGCGCGAGGTGGAAATCCTCTATGCTCTTCGAGGAAACGAGCATGTGCTGGACATCAAGACACATTGGGAGTCCAACCAGCACCTGTACATTCAAACTGAGTACTGCGAGGGCGGTAATTTGAGGAAGTATCTTGACAACGTCGGCTATAACAGCCGCCTTGACGACTTCCGCATCTGGAAGATCCTGTTGGAGCTTTTGTCG GGTCTCAAGTCCATTCACGACGCAGGCTATATCCACCTTGACTTGAAGCCAGCCAACATCCTCATCGACTTTGAGGGTGGGCTGAAGATTGCAGACTTTGGTCTTGCGAGTCAATGGCCAGCTCCACCAGGTATCGACGGCGAAGGTGACCGCCACTACCTTGCTCCCGAACAACTCTCTGGCCGCTTCGACAAGCCTGCTGACATCTTCGCTCTCGGCATGATGTTGGCTGAGATCGCCGGCAACTGTGTCATCCCCGAAAACGGTGACTACTGGCAGAAGCTGCGATCTGGCGAGTTTGCGACTGTTCTCCCAAGCCTGACATGGAGCGCCGAGAGCACTCTCAGCCGCGACCTCAACGGCGACCCAGTTCCCGAGAACGCCAGACAATCGATGGATGGTTTCCTCATGTCTGATGCCGATGAGGACCCGATGACGGCAATCATGGTCAAGCCTTCCTCTCCCGAGGAAGAGCTTGCGCGAGCACCATCGTTCATGATTCACCGCAATGATCCGAACTGCATGGACGAGGTCGTGTATGCGATGCTGCATCGTGATCCCGACATGCGCCCTACTGCAGACGATGTTCTTGCCTGCTACGGATGTCGATGGGTCGATGCAAGGCGCCGATCTGGTGCCACCGTCTATGAGGGCAACTTCGGACCCAGCGACGAAATCCTCGCGACATACGCCTGCGACGAGGACATGATGGACATGAGCTGA